One window from the genome of Alkalihalobacillus sp. LMS6 encodes:
- a CDS encoding lmo0937 family membrane protein, whose protein sequence is MLWTVLVVLLVLWLLGFIGEIGGNLVHILLVIALVVLIFQLISGRRRP, encoded by the coding sequence ATGCTTTGGACAGTCTTAGTCGTCTTATTAGTCTTATGGTTGCTTGGTTTCATTGGGGAAATCGGCGGGAACCTTGTACATATTTTATTAGTTATCGCACTCGTTGTTCTCATATTCCAACTTATTTCTGGTCGCCGAAGACCGTAG